The DNA sequence CAAGCCGGAGAACACCGCCCACATGAGGAGGGGAGTTCCGGGGAAGAGGGCGGCCAGCGCCATGCCGGAGGCGCTCATGGCGGCAGCGCCGTACACGAAGCCCCAGATAACGATGTAGGGGGCGAAGTACCAGGTCGTCCACTTACCCAGCGTGGACCAGCCGTGGAAGATGGTGTTGCCGGTGGCTAGCGTATAGCGGCCCACCCCCTCGACGAGGACGATTTTCATGAGCGTTCCAGCTACGCATGCCCAGAGGAGTGCGTAGCCATAGCGCTGGCCGGCGATGAGCGTGGCCACGAGGTCGCCAGAGCCGACGCCGGTGGCCGCTGCCACCAGACCGGGGCCAATGACCGTCCATTTACGGGAGGTGGGTGGTGAGGACATCGCGGAGGGTCCTTTCATTGAGAGGCATAGGCCTGACCGTCAATGTGACGAGGCTAACACAGGATTCGGTCATTTGGTAGATATAAATACGCTGAGAATTTAAGCGTGGAGGTCCACCGGCCTGGTCCACTGGCACAATGGTTCTCTATGAGCACCTATCACCCGTCAGATAACCGCTATGACTCCATGCCGTATCGCCGAGTGGGACGGTCGGGCCTGAAACTGCCCGCCATCTCCCTCGGCATGTGGCACAACTTCGGCGACGACAAGCCGCTAGAGACCCAGCGCTCCATCCTGCGGCGCGCCTTCGATCGGGGAGTCACCCACTTCGACCTGGCCAACAACTACGGCCCGCCGATCGGCTCGGCGGAGACCAACTTCGGTCGCATCTTCGCGGAGGATTTCAAGCCTTACCGCGACGAGCTCGTCATCTCCTCCAAGGCCGGCTGGGATATGTGGCCGGGGCCCTACGGCTTCGGTGGCTCGCGCAAGTACCTCATGGCCTCGCTTGATCAGTCGTTGGAGCGCATGGGCCTGGACTACGTGGACATCTTCTACCACCACCGTCCGGACCCGGAGACCCCCCTGGAGGAAACGATGTACGCCCTGCGCGACATTGTGGCGTCCGGCAAGGCCCTCTACGTGGGTATTTCATCCTATGGTCCCGAGCTCACGGCCGAGGCCGCGGAGTTCATGGCCGAAGAGGGCTGCCCGCTGCTGATCCACCAGCCGAGCTATTCCATCGTCAACCGTTGGGTCGAGGAACCGGGCGAGGATGGCGATTCGCTCCTCACCGCTGCTGCCGACAATGGACTCGGTGTCATCGCCTTCTCGCCGTTGGCGCAGGGCCTGCTCACCAGCCGTTACCTGAAGGGCGTGCCGTCGGGGTCGCGCGCAGCTGCGCAGAAGTCCCTCTCGGGTGAGATGCTCAGCGAGGAAAACCTGGAGATGGTGTCCCGGCTCAACGACATCGCTCAGGAGCGCGGGCAGTCGCTCGCCCAGATGTCGCTGGCATGGGTGCTGCGCGAGCAGGGTGACTACGGGGCAGAGACCGTAACGTCCGCGCTCATCGGATCGTCCTCGGTGACCCAGCTGGATGAGAACCTCGACACCCTCAACCACTTGGAGTTCAGCGCCGCCGAACTCGCTGCCATCGATGAGGTTGCCCGAGACGCTGGGATCAACATTTGGGCGGACGCCACGGCCTCCCGGATCCACGGCGACGAGTAAGTTACATCAGGATCAGCTTGAGGGCGAGGGCGACCAGGACGCCGGTGATGATGAAGTTGAGCCAGCGCCACACCTCGGGCTTAGATAGTGGCTTGCGCAGGAGTCCAGCGCCGTAGCCGACGAGTGG is a window from the Corynebacterium testudinoris genome containing:
- the mgrA gene encoding L-glyceraldehyde 3-phosphate reductase codes for the protein MSTYHPSDNRYDSMPYRRVGRSGLKLPAISLGMWHNFGDDKPLETQRSILRRAFDRGVTHFDLANNYGPPIGSAETNFGRIFAEDFKPYRDELVISSKAGWDMWPGPYGFGGSRKYLMASLDQSLERMGLDYVDIFYHHRPDPETPLEETMYALRDIVASGKALYVGISSYGPELTAEAAEFMAEEGCPLLIHQPSYSIVNRWVEEPGEDGDSLLTAAADNGLGVIAFSPLAQGLLTSRYLKGVPSGSRAAAQKSLSGEMLSEENLEMVSRLNDIAQERGQSLAQMSLAWVLREQGDYGAETVTSALIGSSSVTQLDENLDTLNHLEFSAAELAAIDEVARDAGINIWADATASRIHGDE